The sequence TCACTGTGATGAATTCTATCTCTGGAATACTGCTTTCTTATATTAACTTAAAGAACATAGAGAAGAGTCAGTCAGATTTAATACTCTGTCATGTGAGTGTGACAGCAAGTGAAAGGTTGCCTGTTTCAGGCTTATTATGTAAGAATAAGAATAAAATGCATTTCTTAGACAGAGGTCTACTTGATGCACTCAAATTATAGATCTGCGTTGTCTTGCATATAGTATTGCAGCCATTTACTTGAGTCTTGGGATTTTTCCTCGTAGTGCACGGATAAAAAACGTCCTGCCAATAAACCCTTCTTGGTTTAAAACATAGCTCATTTGAGTCTAGTTTGTAGACATCAATGTTTAGGCATGTGAGCCTGTGCTGCAAGTGTGTGTACTTGACCACTCTAAAAATTTCAACCGTCGAGGGCTTTGATTTATTGCCAGAGGAGCGCCACCAACTCTTTCATCCTGAATGCCACATGCTGCTGTAGTTTCTGCATATTCAGCCGTTTAGGAATATTAACCAAATTGCTGTTCTGTTGTTCATTTGGACAATCCTACTGGGAAGCAGTGGTCACTGATGAAACTCTTATCTCTGGAATACCACTTTCTTATTAACTTGAAAAACATAGAGTTATTCATGTTTAACACTGTTGTCATGTGAGTGTGACAGCTGTATGTAAGACTAAAACGCATATGTTGGCAATTCCTAAATATAATATAAGACTAAAACGCTTTCTTATTAACTTGAAGAACATATGTGAGTGTGACAGAGGTCTACTTGAGGGTACTGAAATCACGGATACCTTCACGCTCTTGCATATAATATTGCAGCTGTTTACTGTAGTCTTGGGATTTTCCTTGCTGTATGTGAAATTGAACCCATCCTACCAATAAACCCTTCTTGGTTTAAAACATAGCTTAGTCGAGTTTAGTTTGTAGACTCCAATGTTTAGGCATGTGAGCATGTGCTGCAAGTGTACTTGAAAGTTTGAACGATCGAGTGCTTTGATTTCTGGCCAAAGGAGCGCCACCAGTTGGCATATATAAGCTTATAGATCTGGCTAGCCTCCTTCCCCATTTTGTATACATCATGGACTATTTCGTGAAATCGCCTTAACTCTTGAGTTAAATATGCTTCTTGTGCTAGAATATTAGATACATCACAGTTTGGTCCCAGGGCGTGTGATACTTTTAAGTCTTAGATTGATTTGTAAGTTTTTCATTTGAACTTACAAACATAGTAAGCAAATGCTGCGAATAGGTATGATATACTCCAAAACCAGTTTGGCCCCTTTGTGGCATCTAAAGAAGTAGAGTACTACTTCTTAGGTGCTGCCCAAGCTCAGATTCCTGGAAACAGTTCCCTCACATAATAACATTATGATTGCCTTTAAAGTGACCCCTAGCATTTGATAATAAATTCTAACTAAACTTGCATGCATATGATCATCTCATTACATACCGTTGTGCAATCTCCCCAACCTCTTGCTCTTGGGATGAAGCATGAAAGAACATGTTTTATGAATTAATATTTGCATTGAAAATTATGAGGTATGTCATCATATCTGAAGATATGCTTGTTAACGCAACATGTTACAATCACATGAACTTCTAGAAATTAACCGGAAAGTAGCAATACACAATACACTGGATGTGTTCCTGTGCTTGttatttttcatttgctttctgaacCATCACTTCAGTTTAAAGCGATTACCGTTTATATCCAGTGAAGAACTATTTATTCCAGGTAGGCTGTCTATGCCTGATTGTCTGTAGTTCCATACCGTTCCATTGATTGTCTATCTGGATGTGGTCACACAGTCCTGAACCGATGAATGCATATGTGATTCCCTGTCGTTGACCATGGCCATCTCTAAGTTGAATTTACATTTGCAAAAATTCAAATAACAGAAGCAAATTGTGGGGCCCATGGATAACGGGATAGTTAGGACTTACTGACTATCACTATATAGTTTAATTATTGCTTATCTTCGGTTCACCTGAGCCTGTTACCATTTTTAACCATTTATGATTCTTACACAGAGGACTCACTAATGCAACATGTGGTAAATTCATGCCCTTCTGTATTGTGGTAAATTAGCTGTTCCCTTGAGTTGCAGACACTTTTAGGTGAGTCATAGACTGTTAGGATTGTTTGGGTTGCATTGCTGGTGTGATTGTTCTCTACTTCCCCTTTTCGTGATGCTACAAAGTTGCCGACCATTCAAAGCACATTAGCCCCTTTCTAATAATCTCATTGCTGCTTTTGGTAACAGGGATTCAGAAAAGTTGATCCAGACAAGTGGGAATTTGCAAATGAGGGTTTTTTGAGAGGTCAAAAGCATCTACTGAAGACCATCAACAGAAGGAAACCATCGCATGCAAACAACCAAGTGCAAGTGCCACAGCAGCAACGgcaccaccagcagcagcatcAGCAGCAACCCCAGCTGCAGAATGCTCCAATGCCTTCTTGTGTAGAGGTGGGGAAGTTTGGGATGGAGGAAGAGATTGAGATGCTAAAAAGGGATAAAAATGTTCTAATGCAGGAGCTTGTCAGGCTGAGACAGCAACAGCAGACCACTGACCATCAGCTGCAGACTTTGGGCAAGCGTCTTCACGGAATGGAGCAACGGCAGCAGCAAATGATGTCTTTCCTGGCTAAAGCAATGCAGAGCCCTGGCTTCCTAGCACAATTTGTACAGCAGAACGAAAACAGCAAACGAAGAATAGTAGCCGCCAACAAGAAAAGGAGGCTACCTAAGCAAGATGACGGCCTGAACCCTGAAAGTGCATTGTTGGATGGCCAGATAATCAAGTATCAGCCTATGATCAATGAAGCGGCCAAAGCAATGCTGAGGAAGATCCTGCAGCAGGATACCTCCCCACACAGATTTGAATCCATGGGCAATTCAGATAATTTGCTACTGGAGAACTGTATGCCAAGTGCTCAAACTTTTGACAGCTCTTCATCAACCCGGAATTCTGCAGTCACCCTTGCAGAGGTCCCAGGCAACTCAGGCATGCCATATATGCCCACTAGCTCTGGACTTTCAGCAATTTGTTCATCTTCAACTCCCCCTGAGATGCAGTGTCCAGTTCTGGACAGCAACTCATCCACACAACTTCCCACACAACTTCCCAACATGAGTGCTGCGTCTTCTATTCCAAAGGCTATGACACCAGGTTTAAGTGATATCAGCATTCCAGGATTCCCAGATCTGCATGATCTCATAACGGAGGACGCAATTAATATTCCTGTAGAGAATTTCGCAATGCCTGGTCCTGAGTGTATATTCCCCCTACCTGATGAAGGCAGTGATGACTCTGTTCCCATGGACCCCATCGACACTGATGAGACGGATGACACCCAGAAGCTTCCAGGAATCATTGATTCCTTCTGGGAGCAGTTCCTTTGTGCCAGCCCTCTCTCCATCGACAACGACGAGGTCGACTCAGGTCTGCTGGACACAAGGGAAGCGCAAGAGGAGAATGGATGGACCAGGACCGAGAACTTGGCAAACCTGACTGAACAAATGGGGTTGCTGTCATCCAACCATAGAGGGTGAGGTACCTACTCACAGCGACCCTCTCTCAAGGCGCCCCGGGGTCCAACCTGGTAATAAAACTAGCTCCTATAGTTTATCCTTGCGCAATCATACTGAACTGTGAAATGCCTGTCGACAGCCGGTGTGGGAGGACTCCGATCTTTTTGTATCTATAAAGGTTTTTGGCAGGCGTAAAAAACTAACGACCGTGCGTTGTGTTTCTCATGTGCTTTTCTGGTTGCGACTAACACCGACCTGAACCGAAACATGTAAAAGACTAGCTCCTCGCGCTATCCAGGATCGCTGGCCTCTATGGAATCCAGAAAAATAGCGGTGTTTGGCACTTGTTGTGTTGTGTGTATTACTGATTTTTGGGTTAATCTTTTTTGCTGCTGCTGGGCCCAAGGATTGTTCTAGGTTTGGGATGGAGTTGATGTTTCTTGTATGGAAGAGACCGTGAGTGAAAGCTGCCTATATGTGTATTTTCTGTTGTTGCTTAGTGCCTAGTATGAACTACATACATACATTTCTCCTATATACAGTAATTATGTAGCATATGACCTTGCAAACACAATCTCTGTGAAAACAAACAGAGAAAACATGCTGTCCAGGTGATGCATATGAGCGACATAGAGAAAACATGCTGTCCAGGTGATGCGATGCGAAACAGTCCAAACCATGCGCTACACCAGTGACCAGTGCAACTAGACAAGTTGTAAATCAGTAGAGCATATATACAGACACAATCCGTCAGTAGGAGTCTCAGAACAAAAGGAAAGGCCAGAGACACAAGGCAGGAGGATGGCTCAGTAAACAGCTCTCAAAATCATCACGGTTCGTGCTTGTGATTTGTGGATGCCATCCTGCTCAGCTCAAATGATCAGCAGCGTGTCTCCATGGTCTCTGGAGTTCGCCATCTTCTTGCAGATGATCAGCAAAGTCTCACCTTCTTCGCCGGTTCCTCAGCGACGGACGCCTTATCCTCTAGCTCAGAGGCCCTCTTCTCGATATACTCACGGTAAGTCATGGTGACATGTATCTTGTACAGGCTGACCCCGTTCGCCACCACAACACTCACCAGCTTGTCAACCCCTTCGTCGCCGTTGGTGCATTGTATCGTCACGCTGTGAAGAAGCCGGCACCCGAAGGTCATTCCGTTTGTTGGCTGAGCATCCGCGCCCGCTCCTTTACCCTGAAGACAAACAAGACATGTAAAGAAAAGGGTGCCTTGCCTTCTAGAGAACATTGTTCTTAAACCGATGCGATGATTCTAGCTACATGCAGCATACTGCAACGTACCGAGTCATGCACCAGTTTGAGCTTTTCTAGCCTTGGTGAAAGCTTAAGGAGGCGGAGCACGGCGTATAGGTCCTCAGCCAGATGCCATCCTCCGATTTCCAGACTTGTGAGGCTCTGAAATgctgagcatgttggcaactcatTGTCCAGCATAACCTTGCATTGGGAGAGCTAGCAAGTTATAAACATAGACTACTAGTAGATAAGACAAAGATGGCATGTAAGTTTATGACTAGCTTGCAAAACAAAATGGGACAAACATCGCATGGATTGCCATTCCAACACTAGATAACATGAAAGCATGGCAATGCAAACATTCATTCAAATAAGTAGGGAGATATAATCTGATATGTCAGCTTCTCACAGCTGAACTGGCAAATTTTCTACCATTTTCTGCGGGACATATAGAACATATGATAGAGATATTGCAGATGCACAAATTAGAACAAGAACACATATGGTATATGATATTCAAGTGATAGTTTTCAGGATAAACATCATGTCCTAACATATATAAAATGGCAACATCCATTTCAGCAGCAAGAATGTACAACAAAAATTTCACCCACAGCATTAAGCATAACACACTAGCATTAAAGGCCAACAAGCATAACTTGCGAAGAACCTCGAACAAGTTAAACTCATGACGACTGATTCAAATAAATGACTGCACTTTAACAAAGCAAAGGAAACCAACATGCTATAACACATGAACAACCTTTACTTAAAAAAAAACCAACAGTTACTagtctcaattcatcacaagaaccggGTAAATACATCGTTGTATTTCAAAATATTATAGCATCAAGGTCAGAAACTAAAATTCCATATTATGCTGGAATTTGCTTGGCATCCATATAAACTATACTTGTATATTCAGAACTATTTTCTAACATTACATGAGAAAAGGTAACTGGAGAAATATTCATGGCTTCACAGGCTTCATAGGTAAATCAAGCAAGAAACAACAGTTGTTCATTGTTGTGCAACACAGCTTAGACAGTTAATTAATTAGTTTCCATTTCTCTTTTTGTTGGAGCAGAGGTGCTTTAACTTTCAACTAGAAGTACTCTGTTATCTTTCAGGTTGTTCTCGGATACATGATAATGTTCACATCATCAATGACTACATGCTAGCAAGTCGCAACCATTAAGTACATGTGGTAGTTTTATCCATCCAGTTTTCATAAAGAATTGACAGAGTTGATGTTTTAGCGAAACAAAACATGAAAAATAACATTAGAACAACTAGCTTGTTTCCTTAGAAGCATAACTTTATGTCGAGACCAAATAAGGCAAGTTTATTGGCATGCAGAAGCATTTCGGTATACTTAGTTTCGCCATCAAACGTACTCCCACAAGTATCAATGTGTGCACTCTCTAGAGTTGGCTGGTCTCTCCAAGAAATATCTTCCAGTTGGTAATCCGTGCACTCAAAGCTTACCAGATGAGGAGCAGAAATTGTAAAACCCTTGTGTGGATCTATGTAGCCATCAATGGTCAGCCTTTTTAACACCTTGGAGGCTATGAGGTCAAGAAACATGGCAGGCTGTATCAAATGAATGTCTTCCAGGTGAGGGCTGTGAGCAATCAAAGCGTCCAGAGAATCCTGGTATACTTTCACATCACTCAGAGTCAACTTCCCGAGGGAAGGAAGGTTGATTCCACATGGCATTACATGCCCATAATTGTCGAAATCACCTTCAGGCCTTGTTCGGTTACACCCCTCCACAAGAGGATTGAAGGGGATTTGGGGAGGTTTTTACTTGTAGGGGATTAAATCCACTTCAATCCCTGCCAAACCCCCTTCAAATCCCTCTCAACCGAACACAGCTTCAGGAGTTACCCCCAACTGCAAATTCAGCTCCTGGAGTGAATGGCAGGTGAAGATGGCAGGAGGCAATTCACTCTCGTCATAATCATGAAGGATCACATTGAGAACTTTCACGTTATGATTCACTGCATACTTGATCCACCTTCTTACAGCTTGGCTGTCGGAATGATTCTTGTCCCAACGCAGCTTGAATGTGTGCAGGTCTGAATTAGAACGGACGAGCAGCCGGTTGTCAACAGAACGAGCAAACTTTTCAAACTTGCAACCATAGAAATCTTTGGAGTCGAGGCGTATGGCATCCTCCTTGACTGGTGGCTCCATGGCAACCCCACCTCAAACACCTGTCACGCATAGACACATTCAGATTGATTCAAACACCTGTCACGCATAGACACATTCAGATTGATTCAGTACTAATAAGATAAGTTAAGGCTCCAGCAAACTCAATGATATCAAGACTGGCCATGTCGTGTCAtcaatatcaatataaaagcaggTTCTTTTCATAGTTAATTGCATCAATCTCTAAATTGTGCCAGTCATGAAGCAAAGCAGTTTTTTGCAGCCACCCCAGGTAATCGAGCACCGACCTAACTAACTGGTTTGCACAGCATAAGAGTAGTCCATTATCAACCAACCCAACAACAAATTACAAAGAAACCTAATCTTGATGGGCAATGCATTATACAAGCAATTCGGCGCAGCCAATCAATCAGCACAGATCCGGGATTCCTTCCAAAAACAGAGAAATACATTTTCTACAGAATAAACTTAATCATTGTTTGATGCACACCAATGCACCGATGCAGCACACCCCAAAGTCCCAGACCTAATAGATCTGGCATTGTTTGattaagcagcagcagcagcaatagctTAACAAATTAAACAAAAAAGAAATTCCATATCTGTATCCATTGGCAGAAGAATGCTAGAACACGCAGATGTATCAGCTATAGCTATGCGTAGAAGAAAGGGAGTAAGAGACTGCAGCACAGGACATTGATCTCACCTGGCAGGCGCCTGCTGTGGGGAAGGAAGGGGGCGAGAAGTGGATTCCGTTCAGGTTTTTAGGGTTGAGGGGTGGAGGGAGGTTGGCTATGGCGATTGGCGAGGATGGCAGAGGAGGAGGGGGATAAgtattaagagagagagagagcagctctCTCCTCCTCATCAGTCTGGTTCAGATTACAATCGATGCCTTTGTTGGCTCACACCCACCGAGCCTATATGCTCCTCCCCACCCACACACGCACCCAACACCACAACTCACCCAATCAGCCACAGCTCATCTGGGAATAGTGTGTCTTGCCCTTGCCCGGCTCGCTGTCGCCTGGGCCCGCCTGTTCGATGCAGCACGCACTGGTCTGGGGTCCAGTGCCAGGCGTGacattctccccccccccccccccccccccccccgccttgaAGTCCGACTTGTCTCCAAGGCGGTGTCGTCGGAAAACGGAGGAGGAGGATCTCTGGGTCTTCCCACGTTGAGAGGGACGGCGGCAGATCACGCCACTGCACGAGCACACGCTCCGTAGCTTTTCCTTGGACCTGCACAGTACGTTGGTTAGTTACCTGGAGCGACACATGAAGTGCATGAAGGACGTCGTTGGACGGCGGCAGCTGCTCATCCGCCCTATCACTGGCAGCCAACGCACGCTTAAGCTGGGAGACGTGCACCACATTGTGGACTCTGCTGGTCTCCGGCAATGCAAACCTGTACGCCACTGCGCCAATGCGAGCTTCAATCTTGTATGGTCCGTAGTACCGGAATGCCAGCTTCTGGTACGGCCTCTGAGCCAAGGAAGTTTGGATAAACGGTTGTAGTCAGAGATAGACCATCTCATCAACCTGGAACTCCTTGTCAGTACGGTGTTTGTCCGCTTGCTGCTTCATGCGGTCTTGCGCTTTCTTCAACTGTTGCTGCAATAGTTTtcaaagcacgaacaatttttgaaatcccagaacaaaatttgaaaacaagaacattattaaaaaatgggaacattttttaaactccCAAACTAAATTTGAAAACCCAAATATTATTAGTTTATGCAACATAATCATTGTTTCAGGACTATTTTCTGCGATGCGGCCGTTGTTTCTGCAACTTGTTTGTTGTTTCAGGAATTAGTGTGTCGGGAAGGCTGGTGGACGGCGGACAGGGGATTCTGTTTCTGAAACAGAGCGGCTGTTGCAGGAAATAACGACCTGGTCAGTTTGCGGGTGGTGGTTGCATCCCACGGCTGTTAGGTGGCTAATCCAACGGCTCTCCAGGCGGCGGATGATTCTAACATATCCGCCGGCGAACGCGTAGCGGTGCcctttaagaaaataaaaaagaacaagaagaaaagaacaagaaaaaaaaagaaaatcatgaacaagaaaaaagaaaaaaatgaattaaAACGTCCGGATAGTGACCAGCGAACTGGGAAAAACGAAGAAAGTAATAACCTAAATTCTAAAAAGTGTGCACACACTAATTAGAGGAAACGAGCGGCCGGTCATACACACGCATGCATGTAGTTTTGTGGCTTAAATTTTGTCTTTATTCGTGACGTGGCATGTACTACTAGGATGGTTACATGGGCAAGACACCACATTATTCCATGGATGCGCATGTCCATTTATTCGGgttttcaaatttttaaaaagtcatatcttttaaaccgtgcttCGAAATTTAGATCCGTTTTCACTAATGGAATCCttgcgacgagatctttgaaactagatcccgcatgggtatgttTTGACGATTTTTTTATGCCAACTTTGATGCTATATTGTGCAACTCTATTACTGTACtgtgcaactttagtactacatAGTACAACTTTTTTTCCAAAATTAATGTTTGGAGCTGCACCTTCGTATGAGGTTGCTACCTAGTAACTATGACAACTTTGATGTGCAACTAGTCTATTGCCTCGACGAAAGTCGATGTGCAACCTcctcttgtaatgtagtctagttacacacatattgatgtttagttggtttataatatagtctagttgcacacgcattgatgtttagttgacagAAAGACTAGTTGCACACgcatatgctcagttggcttgtagtttagtctagttgcacacacattgatgtttagttggtaggacactagttgcacacacatatgctcaattGGCGTGGCaatctagtctagttgcacacacattgatgtttagttggcagaatTTTTTGGCACACACATATGCTAAGTTGGCGCGACaatctagtctagttgcacacacattgatgtttagttggcagaacTTTTTGGCACatacatatgctcagttggcgcggcaatttagtctagttgcacacacattgatatttagttgccAGGACTTTTTGGCACGCACACATACTCAGTTAGCGCGGCaatctagtctagttgcacacacattgatgtttagttggcaggaagactagtttgTGAAACatcccatgcgggatctagtttcgaagagcacgtcgcgaggattccaacggtgaaaacggatcttaattcCGACACACAGATTGAAAGTATGCTTTTTTTAGTTTTTGAAACCACGAATTAAATACACCAAAGAATAAAATGCATACCGAAGGGATGGCTGTGCAGACATTTAAGGACCAGATGAAAAGCTTTATTAATTAAGATGGTTAATAAGGAAGGGGGACAATTTCTTTTTAAATAGCCGGCCGCCACGCAACGCTAACGGGCAGCTGTTTGCCCGCTAGACGCGTCCAAGTAATAAAAGGAAACCAAAAAGGAAAAGTATACACAAGCGGTAAGCTAGTCTAGTGGTTACTGTTGTGGCCCTCGAACACATGTTTTTCGGAGTTTAAATAGAAAAtaggtactcccttcgtccggaaatacttgtcgaaaaaATGCATAAGAATgaacgtatctagaactaaaatatgtctagatacattcatttttcgGACAAATATTTCCGGACAGAGGAAGTACATGCGCCGGCCTAGAGCGGAGCTGGAGGTGTGCGCCTATTGCAGAAAGACATGTAACAAAGACATGCAACGGGCGCATAAGGCGCCGTTTAGGAATTGCCTTCTTTGtaccctaaaaaaacaaaaaaaaggaattgCCTTCTTTGTATCCCTACAAAAACTAAATGGCAAGTgttccctcaaaaaaagaaaacaaacttGCAAGTATGCCTGGTTTATGAACATCAGTACGTAGTAGATGATGATGAGCCAATTGAATATATTCTTCATCACTTTGCCATCGTACAGTCCACACCAGTCACGAGCTGAGCAACCAGATGACTCTGGTATACCAGATCCATCACAAATTCGCCACTCCAATGTCACTCTCAAAGAAGCTTGCGTTGTTCCTACCAAAGGATACGGCAGAAACTGAGTAGGGGTGAGATGCATGGCTAGTATGTGAGTTGAGAAGTGCAAGTTGATATTCCTACCAAAGCCTATACTTATCAAATTCAAATGCCTAGTATTCAGGATCACAACAAATAATGCGTAGAAAGGAATTGGATAATTCCGAGATAAAAATAAAATATCTAGGACTATATTCATGCTTGCTTTGGCAAACCTTGCTACTTATAAGAGACTTCGATGGATAATACTGAGATAGAAATATAGTGCCGAGCAATCTATTCAACTTTTACTTAGGGAAGCATTGCTCCTTATAAGAGACTTACATAATAGGTAGTGGTATCAACTCATGAGTCCTATGATACACCAATAGCTCAAAACCCGTTCATAATGAGCTTCGTCGTTTTAGGTGGGTCGGAGGTTGCGAGAACATTAAACAAGCGATGCATTTACTTATCTTTTCTATTAGAAAGGGTGGAATCATGTATATACCTAAGAAGGTTATCTCCGTTATCTTATTTATCTTAATATGTAGCCTATCCATCTCATTACATATACCCCATACATGCCATCTGCCATTTAACTACACACGCAAGTCATCCACATCATCAAGTGCATGCAACCAATCAACATTTCACTTTCCACCACATGCACGCCCTCCACACCATTAAGTGCCGTGCAACCATTCAACTTTTCACTTTTCACTTTTTGCTACATGCAAGCCCTTCACATCATCAAGCACATGAAAGCCCTCCACTAATTCTATTTTTGGTAACTTCATTGCTAAAATTTacgtggcaacgcgcggggcgttATCTAGTTTTATTGATCTTTCAACCCTGCATCTTCCACACGATGCACCCAACAAGCACATGAATTTGACTTATTCTTGCAAAGTTCATGTGCAATAAATAGTAGTCACCATCGCCGTCAAAGCGGTGTCGCCGCGACCAAAATACAGAAAAGGATTAGACAAGAGGATCCCCTCCCCTATGCCTCACGGCGCCAGAGCGACGGATTGAGGTGGACGTAGAGGACATTGATTTTTTTTTGGGCAGCTAGGGTTTATTCACGAGGGAGGAAACTCAATGTATTCTTGTGCTCAAGTCCTGACCACCGAGTAGTGGTTGGGACAATGCAATCGACTGATTTTTTGGTATGCCCAACAAATTAGCAATTGACCAGTTTATTAGGGTGTGACACGCCCCACCCTACACCCTATTAGATCTACCCCAGCTGACCTTGTACAACATCTGCCTCCGCTGGACCCACCACATCACCGTGTGCTTACGTTCAGTCATCATGACCTAATCCGCCACCTCGTAGATGGTCGTGTTAGTTCGGGAGTGCAATTATATTTTCAATTTTTGGTTGGTAATTTTGTGCCTGCAATGACTATACTTAGTAAATTCGAATCCCTAGTATTTAGAGACACTACAAATAATGCACGGAATGGCTCAGATAATGTTGAgacaaaaataaaatgtgaagtAATCTATTCA comes from Triticum aestivum cultivar Chinese Spring chromosome 5B, IWGSC CS RefSeq v2.1, whole genome shotgun sequence and encodes:
- the LOC123114421 gene encoding heat stress transcription factor A-1, which encodes MDGGVAAVASAAAAAAAASSTVTTAVAPPGAGAGAGAPPPFLMKTYDMVDDPATDAVVSWGPANNSFIVWNTPEFARDLLPKYFKHNNFSSFVRQLNTYGFRKVDPDKWEFANEGFLRGQKHLLKTINRRKPSHANNQVQVPQQQRHHQQQHQQQPQLQNAPMPSCVEVGKFGMEEEIEMLKRDKNVLMQELVRLRQQQQTTDHQLQTLGKRLHGMEQRQQQMMSFLAKAMQSPGFLAQFVQQNENSKRRIVAANKKRRLPKQDDGLNPESALLDGQIIKYQPMINEAAKAMLRKILQQDTSPHRFESMGNSDNLLLENCMPSAQTFDSSSSTRNSAVTLAEVPGNSGMPYMPTSSGLSAICSSSTPPEMQCPVLDSNSSTQLPTQLPNMSAASSIPKAMTPGLSDISIPGFPDLHDLITEDAINIPVENFAMPGPECIFPLPDEGSDDSVPMDPIDTDETDDTQKLPGIIDSFWEQFLCASPLSIDNDEVDSGLLDTREAQEENGWTRTENLANLTEQMGLLSSNHRG
- the LOC123114422 gene encoding uncharacterized protein; translation: MPCGINLPSLGKLTLSDVKVYQDSLDALIAHSPHLEDIHLIQPAMFLDLIASKVLKRLTIDGYIDPHKGFTISAPHLVMLDNELPTCSAFQSLTSLEIGGWHLAEDLYAVLRLLKLSPRLEKLKLVHDSGKGAGADAQPTNGMTFGCRLLHSVTIQCTNGDEGVDKLVSVVVANGVSLYKIHVTMTYREYIEKRASELEDKASVAEEPAKKVRLC